A genomic segment from Methanomicrobium sp. W14 encodes:
- a CDS encoding GtrA family protein — protein sequence MNNLRIKMSDILSDFDLLFIIKKLTKYCISGGTGALIDFGVYSFLIYFFSANYLFSNLVSFTCGTLATYYLQKNWTFRYKANKRFSAFKRYILAVIGTYILNTLLLFIFIDLLVINVFIAKVLQILLSTIWGYSVNSIYVFKK from the coding sequence ATGAATAATCTCAGGATTAAAATGTCTGATATTTTATCAGATTTTGATCTTTTATTCATTATAAAAAAATTGACCAAATACTGTATTTCCGGAGGCACAGGGGCTCTTATTGATTTTGGAGTATATTCTTTTTTAATATACTTCTTTTCAGCAAATTATCTCTTTTCAAATTTGGTTTCTTTTACATGTGGGACACTTGCGACATATTATCTTCAAAAAAACTGGACTTTCAGGTATAAGGCAAATAAAAGGTTTTCTGCTTTTAAAAGGTATATTCTGGCAGTTATAGGTACTTATATATTAAATACGCTGCTATTGTTTATTTTCATAGACCTTTTGGTAATCAATGTGTTTATTGCAAAAGTTCTCCAAATATTATTAAGTACTATCTGGGGATATTCAGTCAACAGTATCTATGTATTTAAAAAATAA
- a CDS encoding glycosyltransferase family 2 protein, giving the protein MSQISELISIVVPVYREETNIKPFLQRTEKVMEKFNHSYEIIFCLDPSPDNTEQVIMDEIKRNENIRLIRFSRRFGQPAATLAGIHFCKGDACVVIDVDLQDPPELIEKMVEKWKEGYKVVYAKRSSRKGETLPKRIITKYGYRIINRISDVAIPSDTGDFRLMDRVVVDELKKLHESHGFLRGMVAFVGFKQTAIEYDRDERASGVSNYNRYIGSLKIAFNGIVGFSIKPLQLATLLGGIIAFFAFILGFWILLEKLVLNADLTPGLTWTIVLITFLSGVQLLSLGIMGEYVGRIYEEVKQRPLYIVEKTENLGNE; this is encoded by the coding sequence ATGTCTCAAATTTCGGAATTGATCTCAATAGTCGTCCCAGTTTATCGAGAAGAAACCAATATTAAACCATTTCTTCAAAGAACAGAGAAAGTAATGGAAAAATTTAATCATTCCTATGAGATTATTTTTTGTCTTGATCCTTCTCCAGACAATACGGAACAGGTGATAATGGATGAGATAAAGAGGAATGAAAACATCCGTCTTATCAGGTTCAGCCGGAGGTTTGGTCAGCCTGCTGCAACTCTTGCCGGAATTCATTTCTGTAAGGGGGATGCCTGTGTCGTAATTGATGTAGACCTTCAGGACCCACCTGAACTTATTGAGAAAATGGTGGAAAAATGGAAGGAAGGCTACAAAGTTGTCTATGCTAAAAGAAGTTCAAGAAAAGGAGAGACCCTCCCTAAAAGAATTATCACTAAATACGGATATCGCATAATAAACAGGATATCGGATGTGGCTATTCCTTCTGATACCGGAGATTTCCGTTTGATGGACAGAGTTGTTGTTGATGAACTTAAGAAACTTCATGAATCGCATGGTTTCCTGCGTGGAATGGTTGCATTTGTTGGATTTAAGCAGACTGCTATTGAGTATGACCGCGATGAAAGGGCGTCGGGCGTCTCCAATTACAACAGGTATATAGGATCGCTGAAGATAGCATTCAACGGAATAGTCGGTTTTTCGATAAAACCATTGCAGCTTGCAACGCTCCTTGGAGGAATTATAGCATTTTTTGCATTTATACTGGGTTTCTGGATACTTCTTGAAAAGTTAGTGTTAAATGCCGACCTGACGCCTGGCCTTACCTGGACTATTGTCTTAATAACTTTCCTTTCCGGAGTGCAGCTTTTATCGCTAGGGATTATGGGTGAATACGTCGGGCGTATTTATGAGGAAGTAAAACAACGTCCATTATATATTGTCGAAAAAACGGAGAATCTTGGTAATGAATAA
- a CDS encoding glycosyltransferase family 1 protein — MDALAKIDKKNKYILYPFFYYIYHQDFKTAEAPKQKNFHIRLKRMPKKIIDYLWHFEFLRKNIIGNVDILHSTTFCTPRDHYGKLIVTIYDVSFQALPECHTEENRQHCLKGTIDAVNNADCIITISNHGKNELVKYFDADPDKIKVTYLAAKDIFSPSCQDEQKKIIDKYKLSKGFILFVGSYEPRKNLITLVKAYVSLPESTKKRHLLVIAGGKGWLNSEIDDIIELNKSSDIRRIGYVDEDDLPGLYSAADVFVYPSLYEGFGLPILEAMACGAPVITSNTSSMTEVGGNAALYFDPHDENQLRELLIKTVDDESLKEDLRQNGFRNAKKFSWEKTARKTLQIYESVYKND; from the coding sequence GTGGATGCTCTTGCAAAAATCGATAAAAAAAATAAATATATTTTATATCCGTTTTTTTACTATATTTATCATCAGGATTTTAAAACGGCTGAAGCTCCAAAGCAAAAAAATTTCCATATCCGTCTTAAGAGAATGCCTAAAAAAATAATTGATTATTTGTGGCACTTTGAATTTTTAAGAAAAAATATAATCGGTAATGTTGATATCCTCCATTCGACGACATTTTGCACTCCAAGAGATCATTACGGAAAACTTATAGTGACTATTTATGATGTAAGTTTTCAGGCACTGCCTGAATGCCATACCGAAGAAAACAGGCAGCACTGCCTTAAAGGTACTATTGATGCAGTAAATAATGCCGACTGTATTATTACTATTTCAAATCACGGTAAAAATGAACTTGTGAAGTACTTTGATGCAGACCCTGATAAAATTAAAGTTACTTATCTTGCAGCAAAAGATATATTTTCACCTTCCTGCCAGGATGAACAGAAAAAAATAATTGACAAATATAAACTGAGTAAAGGCTTTATTCTTTTCGTAGGTTCATATGAACCAAGAAAAAATCTTATCACTTTAGTAAAGGCATATGTCAGTCTTCCTGAATCGACAAAAAAAAGGCATTTGCTTGTTATTGCAGGCGGAAAGGGGTGGCTGAATTCAGAAATAGATGATATTATAGAATTAAATAAATCTTCAGATATTCGCCGTATAGGATACGTTGATGAAGACGACCTTCCGGGTTTATACTCTGCAGCTGATGTTTTTGTCTATCCTTCTTTATATGAAGGGTTTGGTCTTCCTATACTTGAGGCTATGGCCTGCGGGGCACCTGTTATAACATCAAACACTTCTTCAATGACTGAGGTTGGCGGCAATGCAGCCCTTTATTTTGATCCTCATGATGAAAATCAGTTGAGAGAACTCTTGATTAAAACAGTTGACGATGAAAGCCTGAAGGAAGACCTCAGGCAAAATGGTTTTAGGAATGCAAAAAAATTTTCGTGGGAGAAAACTGCAAGAAAAACTCTTCAAATCTATGAATCTGTGTATAAAAATGATTAA
- a CDS encoding glycosyltransferase family 2 protein, whose protein sequence is MKSQEMPLVTVVTPSYNQGKFIEETILSVLNQDYPNIEYIVMDGGSTDETLEVLKKYNGRIVWFSEKDNGQTDAINKGLRMAKGEILAYLNSDDTYLPGAVSRAVNYFRENPDAKLLYGEGYHITAEGEVIERYPTEPFDFNRLAETCYICQPTTFWKREVIETVGLFDDKLQFCMDYDYWIRVAEEYGGFDYLPEYLANSRFYQETKTMSKRLEAHAEVLEVMKNHFGKGNVPSTWVYAYAHIYMDNFVSRDTKLKNIFFMIGMTTMSAFKFLQYNHKIPFSEFQRWKKWYIDSFFHYFVN, encoded by the coding sequence ATGAAATCCCAGGAAATGCCGCTGGTCACTGTAGTTACCCCTTCATATAACCAGGGAAAATTTATTGAAGAGACCATTCTCAGCGTTTTAAATCAGGATTATCCAAATATTGAATATATTGTTATGGACGGTGGTTCTACCGATGAGACTCTTGAGGTCCTGAAAAAATACAACGGGCGTATTGTCTGGTTTTCGGAAAAGGACAATGGTCAGACAGATGCCATAAATAAGGGTCTACGCATGGCAAAGGGTGAAATTCTTGCTTATCTCAATTCGGACGATACCTATCTTCCCGGTGCTGTCAGCCGTGCTGTGAATTATTTCAGGGAAAATCCTGACGCAAAGCTGTTATACGGGGAAGGTTATCATATAACCGCTGAAGGCGAGGTCATCGAAAGATATCCCACCGAGCCTTTTGATTTTAATCGTCTCGCTGAAACCTGTTATATCTGCCAGCCTACGACATTCTGGAAACGTGAAGTCATTGAGACTGTAGGTTTGTTTGATGACAAACTTCAGTTCTGCATGGATTATGATTACTGGATAAGAGTGGCGGAAGAGTATGGAGGTTTTGATTACCTGCCTGAATATCTGGCAAATTCCAGGTTTTACCAGGAAACCAAGACGATGTCCAAGAGGCTTGAAGCGCATGCAGAAGTTCTTGAAGTTATGAAAAACCATTTTGGAAAGGGTAATGTCCCTTCAACGTGGGTTTATGCATATGCGCATATTTACATGGATAATTTTGTTTCACGTGATACAAAGCTGAAAAATATTTTTTTTATGATTGGTATGACGACAATGTCAGCGTTCAAATTTTTGCAGTACAATCACAAAATTCCGTTTTCAGAATTTCAGAGATGGAAAAAATGGTATATCGATTCTTTTTTCCATTATTTTGTTAATTAA